From the genome of Streptomyces sp. V2I9:
GACACCGACCAGATCATCCCCGCCCACTGGCTGAAGAAGGTCACCCGCGACGGGTTCGAGGACGGCCTCTTCGAAGCCTGGCGCAAGGACGAGAACTTCGTCCTCAACCGCCCCGAACGCCAGGGAGCCTCGGTCCTGGTCGCGGGCCCCGACTTCGGTACGGGTTCCTCCCGCGAGCACGCGGTCTGGGCCCTGCAGAACTTCGGCTTCAAGGCCGTCGTCTCCTCCCGCTTCGCCGACATCTTCCGCGGCAACTCGCTGAAGAACGGCCTGCTCACCGTGGTTCTGGAGCAGTCGGTCGTCGACGCCCTCTGGGAGCTGACGGAGGCCGACCCGACCGCCGAGGTGACCGTCGACCTGGAGGCGCGCCAAGTCCGTGCCGGAGGCGTCACCGCCGACTTCGAGCTCGACGAGAACGCCCGCTGGCGGCTGCTCAACGGCCTCGACGACATCAGCCTCACCCTTCAGAACGAAGCGGACATCGCCGCCTACGAGGCGGCCCGGCCGGCCTTCAAGCCGCGTACCATTGCCGCCTGAGCAGCGCTTTTCCAGGACTGCGCCCCCTGCCTCCCGGCAGGGGGCGCAGTCGCTTGTTGAGACCCCGTCGGGCGACAACTCGCCCCAGATGGCACAATCGGTGCATGGAACGCGACAGCCAACTCAAGCTCTATGGCCAAGTCGCCGACCGATTGAAGGAAGCGCACGCGAAGGTGCGTGCACTGCAAGTCCCGGAGAGCGTACGGATGGCGCTGGCCCGGAAGCTGCTGGTCGTCACGGCCGCGGCGAAGCACGATCTCCCGGACGCGGCAAGGCGTCTGGACCGGTTGATGATGGACCTCGACGAGGGCCGATTCCCCGAAGGTGACTGACACGTGGAACTGCGCATCGGTCGACTTCGTTGCGGCACTAGGGTGATTAGCCCGTTTCGTGTTTGATTTGCGGTATATATCTGCCTAACGTGCGAAAAAGCTTGAACACTTTCGTTCTGGCAATGTCTCCGAAGGGGAAGACGTGAACAAGGCGCAGCTCGTAGAAGCGATTGCCGACAAGGTCGGCGGCCGTCAGCAGGCCGCGGACGCGGTCGATGCGGTACTCGACGCGATCGTGCGTGCCGTTGTCGCCGGGGACCGTGTCTCGGTCACCGGCTTCGGCTCGTTCGAGAAGGTCGACCGCCCCGCCCGGTACGCCCGCAACCCGCAGACGGGTGAGCGCGTCCGGGTCAAGAAGACCTCGGTGCCCCGCTTCCGCGCGGGTCAGGGCTTCAAGGACCTGGTGAGCGGCTCGAAGAAGCTCCCCAAGAACGACGTGGCCGTCAAGAAGGCCCCCAAGGGCAGCCTCTCGGGCGGATCTTCCGCCGCCCGTACGACGGTGAAGGCCGCCGCCGCCAAGAAGTCGGCGGCCAAGAAGGCCACGGCGAAGAAGACCACCGCCAAGAAGACGGCTCCGGCGAAGTCCGCCGCAGCCAAGAAGACCACCGCCAAGAAGACGACCGCGACGGCGAAGAAGGCGTCCGCGGCCGCGAAGAAGGCGACCCCGGCCAAGAAGACCGCGACGAAGACCGTCGCCAGCAAGACCGCGCCCGCCAAGAAGGCCACGGCGAAGAAGGCGCCCGCGAAGAAGACCACCGCGCGCAAGACCACGGCCAAGAAGGCCACCGCACGCAAGAAGTGAGACGCGGGCACCCGCTCGCTCCTCACGACGCGCCGGGCCGGGCTCCCCTGAGGGGGAGCCCGGCCCGCGGGCTGTCCGGCCCCGTTCGGCCCAGTGGCGCCGGCCGGACGGCCGGAAGCCGGATCAGAAGGTCTGCAGCGTCACCAGCGAGATCCGCAGGGCCGCACCCTCGCCCACGCCCTCGATCCGCACCCGCTGCCCCGGACGCAGCAGCAACAGGCCACCCGCGTCGAAGGCGGCGGCGCCGAACTCCACCGGCGTGCCGTCGTCCAGCAGCACACTGCCACAACGCGTCTCGGGGTCGTACGTGTACGAAGTCGCCTGCATGGGCGGCAGCCTATCGGTCGCACACCGAGGCCGCAGCGGACGCGATCCGTGCCGTGTGCGGCCCCACCCCCAGGGTCAGAGCGACCCGCAGATCCTCTCCCGTGTCCACATCCCGGCGCACCGAGTCGACACCGGACAGCGCCATGTCGACCGCTCCCGACGCCAGGTGCCGGGCCCCGGACGGACCACCGAAAGCCGGACGGAATTCCGCGCCGCCCGCGGCGGACAGAAATGTCGTACCGATTCCGGCCGCGTCCCGGAGAAAAGCACGGGGAAAAGCGGAGGCAAAATCGAGCACCCGCGCCAATTCACCGGTGCGCAGCGCCGGCAGATCCGCGTTGAGCGAGGCCACCGCCGCGGCGGGCCGCAGGGTCCGCGCGACGCGCGCCCCGTGCGCGAGCGCGGCGTTGAGCCCGGCATCCGGAGCGTCCGGCACGATCCGCGCCCCGAGCGCCGAGAGCGCCGCCCCGGCCACCACGTCGTCCGTGACGACCACCACATCCCGCACCCGCGAACAGTCCAGCGCCGCGGCCACCGTGTCCTGGGCGAACGCCAGCGCCAGCCGGGGTCGCGCGTCCTCGCCGGCCGCCCGTCCCAGGCGGCTCTTGGCCCGTGCGAGCGGCTTCAGCGGAACGACCAGGGACCAGGGCCCGGCCGGATCGGTGTTCGTGGCGATCTCCCCCTCCGTGCACATGAGGACCTATTCTCGCCTGCCGGTACGACAACCCGGAGGACCGCTACCGAACGTGAGGCGTACGGTGTTCTCGACAGAGCAGGGGGCCGGGGCGGGAGACGACCGTCCGCAGCCGGCCGGCAAGCCGAAATCCTTCAGGAAGGTGTCCGAGTGTCCCGCCGCAGAATCGGCTTCTGGTACCGCCTGGCGGCGGTCATCGCCAAGCCGCCGCTGGTGGTTCTGTTCAAGCGCGACTGGCGGGGGGCGGAACACATTCCGGCCGACGGCGGATTCATCACCGTCGTCAATCACAACTCCTATCTGGACCCGCTCGCCTACGGCCACTTCCAGTACAACACCGGGCGGGTGCCCAGGTTCCTGGCGAAGGCCGGCCTCTTCCGCACCCCGTTCGTCGGGATGATGCTGCGCGGCACCGGCCAGATCCCCGTCTACCGCGAGACCACCAACGCCCTGGACGCCTTCCGGGCCGCCGTGGACGCCATCGACCGCGGCGAGTGCGTCGCCTTCTACCCCGAGGGCACCCTCACCCGCGACCCGGACATGTGGCCGATGGCCGGCAAGACCGGGGCCGCGCGCGTGGCGTTGATGACCAGGGTGCCCGTCGTGCCCGTCGCGCAGTGGGGCGCGAACCACGCGATGCCGCCGTACGCCAAGGAGAACAAGCTTCGGCTGTTCCCCCGCAAGACGCTGCGGGTGCAGGCCGGGCCGCCCGTCGACCTCAGCCGCTTCTACGAGCGGGAGCCCACCCCCGAGGTGCTGCGCGAGGCGACCGAGGCCATCATGGCGGCGGTCACCCGCCAGCTGGAGGACCTGCGCGGCGAGAAGGCGCCCGCCGAGCTCTACGATCACCGCAAAGCCCGTGCTGAACAACGGCGCAGGGCCCAGGGAAAGGGATCCATGTGACGCACCCCGCACGCGTGGCCGTCTTCGGAACCGGCTCATGGGGTACGGCGTTCGCCGTGATCCTCGCCGACGCGGGCTGCGAGGTCACCCTCTGGGGCCGCCGCGCCGAGCTCGCCGAGGCCGTCAACACCACGCACACCAACCCGGACTACCTCCCGGGCATCGCGCTCCCCGACTCGATCCGCGCCACCACCGACGCCGCCGAGGCCCTGCGCGGCGCGGAGTTCGCCTTCCTCGTCGTGCCCTCCCAGACGCTGCGCGCCAACCTCGCCGACTGGGCCCCGCACCTGGAGCCGGACACCGTCCTGGTCTCCCTGATGAAGGGCGTCGAGCTGGGCACCGCCGAGCTGATGAGCGAGGTGATCGCGGACGTCACCGGGGTGTCCGCCGACCGTATCGCCGTCGTCTCCGGACCCAACCTCGCCAAGGAGATCGCCGAGCGCCGCCCCGCCGCCGCCGTCGCCGCCTGTGCCGACGAGTCCGTCGCCCAGCGCCTCCAGGCCGTCTGCCACACCGCGTACTTCCGCCCGTACACCAACACCGACGTGGTCGGCTGCGAGCTCGGCGGCGCCGTGAAGAACGTCATCGGCCTCGCCGTCGGCATCGCGGACGGCATGGGGCTCGGGGACAACACCAAGGGCTCCCTCATCACCCGCGGACTGGCCGAGACCACCCGACTGGGCGTGGCCATGGGCGCGGACCCGTTGACGTTCTCCGGACTCGCGGGCCTGGGCGACCTGGTGGCCACCTGCTCCTCGCCGCTCTCGCGGAACCACACGTTCGGGACCAACCTCGGACGCGGGATGACGCTCCAGGAGACGATCGCCGTCACCAAGCAGACCGCCGAAGGCGTCAAGTCCTGCGAATCGGTCCTCGCCCTGGCGCGGCGGCACGGTGTCGACATGCCCATCACGGAAACCGTCGTCTCCATCGTCCACGAGGGCAAGTCCCCGGTCGTCGCGGTCAAGGAGCTGATGTCGCGGAGCGCCAAGGCCGAGCGACGCTGACGCCGCTCCTACCAGCAGGTACGCTCATCGCGATATGAGCAGCGAGAACCTCCCCCAGAGCCCTGAGCGCGCCGAGAGCCCTGAGCCGCAGCGCCCCAAGCCCCGTGTGGCTGTCGTGTTCGGCGGCCGCAGCTCCGAACACGGCATCTCGGTCGTCACGGCCG
Proteins encoded in this window:
- the cofC gene encoding 2-phospho-L-lactate guanylyltransferase, whose protein sequence is MCTEGEIATNTDPAGPWSLVVPLKPLARAKSRLGRAAGEDARPRLALAFAQDTVAAALDCSRVRDVVVVTDDVVAGAALSALGARIVPDAPDAGLNAALAHGARVARTLRPAAAVASLNADLPALRTGELARVLDFASAFPRAFLRDAAGIGTTFLSAAGGAEFRPAFGGPSGARHLASGAVDMALSGVDSVRRDVDTGEDLRVALTLGVGPHTARIASAAASVCDR
- a CDS encoding 1-acyl-sn-glycerol-3-phosphate acyltransferase is translated as MSRRRIGFWYRLAAVIAKPPLVVLFKRDWRGAEHIPADGGFITVVNHNSYLDPLAYGHFQYNTGRVPRFLAKAGLFRTPFVGMMLRGTGQIPVYRETTNALDAFRAAVDAIDRGECVAFYPEGTLTRDPDMWPMAGKTGAARVALMTRVPVVPVAQWGANHAMPPYAKENKLRLFPRKTLRVQAGPPVDLSRFYEREPTPEVLREATEAIMAAVTRQLEDLRGEKAPAELYDHRKARAEQRRRAQGKGSM
- a CDS encoding NAD(P)H-dependent glycerol-3-phosphate dehydrogenase, with product MTHPARVAVFGTGSWGTAFAVILADAGCEVTLWGRRAELAEAVNTTHTNPDYLPGIALPDSIRATTDAAEALRGAEFAFLVVPSQTLRANLADWAPHLEPDTVLVSLMKGVELGTAELMSEVIADVTGVSADRIAVVSGPNLAKEIAERRPAAAVAACADESVAQRLQAVCHTAYFRPYTNTDVVGCELGGAVKNVIGLAVGIADGMGLGDNTKGSLITRGLAETTRLGVAMGADPLTFSGLAGLGDLVATCSSPLSRNHTFGTNLGRGMTLQETIAVTKQTAEGVKSCESVLALARRHGVDMPITETVVSIVHEGKSPVVAVKELMSRSAKAERR
- a CDS encoding HU family DNA-binding protein, giving the protein MNKAQLVEAIADKVGGRQQAADAVDAVLDAIVRAVVAGDRVSVTGFGSFEKVDRPARYARNPQTGERVRVKKTSVPRFRAGQGFKDLVSGSKKLPKNDVAVKKAPKGSLSGGSSAARTTVKAAAAKKSAAKKATAKKTTAKKTAPAKSAAAKKTTAKKTTATAKKASAAAKKATPAKKTATKTVASKTAPAKKATAKKAPAKKTTARKTTAKKATARKK
- the leuD gene encoding 3-isopropylmalate dehydratase small subunit, producing MEAFTTHTGRAVPLRRSNVDTDQIIPAHWLKKVTRDGFEDGLFEAWRKDENFVLNRPERQGASVLVAGPDFGTGSSREHAVWALQNFGFKAVVSSRFADIFRGNSLKNGLLTVVLEQSVVDALWELTEADPTAEVTVDLEARQVRAGGVTADFELDENARWRLLNGLDDISLTLQNEADIAAYEAARPAFKPRTIAA